In one Nicotiana tomentosiformis chromosome 6, ASM39032v3, whole genome shotgun sequence genomic region, the following are encoded:
- the LOC104105404 gene encoding uncharacterized protein has product MGIWDFINSGKETVKGYTPDPVKKVYNTTYYYSDAAVRKIDDVVRVNGIQKLGQYIPDDEGRAKIVSFSTKFVKNASFFAVKEAANIFIPGGKAVTKIYSDTVREMETECQKKQDKSCIKENIGTNSSTSTTVRSDALRLLDGEKMLESRELKLGSENRVEADSFAHQTPEDVLRVFMMKEFMGTRYLDNLLVPDHRQQKKKP; this is encoded by the exons ATGGGAATCTGGGACTTCATTAATTCCGGCAAAGAAACGGTGAAAGGATACACACCGGATCCGGTGAAGAAGGTCTATAATACTACCTATTATTACAGTGATGCTGCCGTTAGAAAGATCGACGACGTCGTTAGAGTTAACGGCATACAGAAGCTGGGTCAGTACATACCCGATGATGAAGGTCGAGCTAAGATCGTTAGTTTCAGCACGAAATTCGTCAAAAATGCTTCATTTTTTGCCGTCAAAGAAGCAGCTAACATCTTCATTCCTG GTGGGAAGGCAGTTACCAAAATTTACTCCGACACAGTTCGTGAAATGGAAACTGAGTGTCAAAAGAAACAAGACAAGTCATGTATCAAGGAAAACATTGGTACTAATTCAAGTACGAGTACCACTGTTCGTAGTGATGCTCTGAGATTGCTAGATGGGGAAAAGATGCTGGAAAGCAGAGAGCTGAAGTTAGGTTCTGAAAATAGAGTTGAGGCTGATTCATTTGCACATCAAACACCTGAAGATGTCCTAAGAGTCTTCATGATGAAGGAATTTATGGGCACTCGTTATCTCGACAATTTATTGGTTCCTGATCATCGACAACAGAAGAAGAAGCCGTAA